A window of the bacterium genome harbors these coding sequences:
- a CDS encoding fumarylacetoacetate hydrolase family protein, with protein MKLATIKISDGTVIALKTGNRLLLIDRAYGALYNETSPPFLWDMRTLLEVGVMAFDEIHRLAERVETDQIEDSHFYIGEDEADFAPPIVNPNKIICIGQNYRDHCIEQNKPFPKRPILFSKFAFALTGHKCEIIKPGLTEKLDFEGELAFVIGKHCHRISQENAMDYIVGYSIFHDVSARDIQFTDKQWLRGKTFPTFAPMGPYLVTADEIIDPSDLHITTELNDSIMQDSRTSNMIFDVSYLVSFISQAIPLQPGDIVATGTPNGVGFFRKEPIFLHDGDRVDINIDLLGKLSNTVIDEAL; from the coding sequence GTGAAACTCGCTACAATTAAAATTTCCGATGGAACAGTAATAGCTCTTAAAACAGGTAATAGGCTGCTTCTAATCGATAGAGCTTATGGAGCCCTTTACAACGAGACCTCCCCCCCATTTCTATGGGACATGCGCACTCTTCTCGAGGTTGGCGTTATGGCTTTCGATGAGATACATAGGTTAGCTGAGCGCGTCGAAACTGATCAAATTGAAGATAGTCATTTTTATATCGGAGAAGACGAGGCTGATTTCGCACCGCCGATTGTCAACCCAAATAAGATAATTTGTATAGGCCAGAATTATCGGGATCATTGCATCGAGCAAAACAAGCCTTTTCCAAAAAGGCCAATTCTTTTCTCTAAATTTGCATTCGCTTTAACGGGCCATAAATGTGAAATTATAAAACCGGGTTTAACTGAAAAACTCGATTTCGAGGGAGAGCTCGCCTTTGTTATAGGCAAACACTGCCATAGGATTTCGCAAGAGAATGCAATGGATTATATTGTGGGATATTCTATCTTCCACGATGTAAGCGCAAGGGATATTCAATTCACTGATAAGCAATGGCTTAGAGGAAAAACCTTCCCGACCTTTGCGCCAATGGGGCCCTATCTGGTTACCGCAGATGAGATAATAGACCCGAGCGATCTTCATATCACAACAGAACTTAATGATAGCATCATGCAAGATTCGCGCACAAGTAATATGATATTCGATGTGTCTTATCTGGTTTCTTTCATAAGCCAGGCTATCCCCCTTCAACCTGGGGATATCGTGGCAACAGGCACACCTAACGGGGTTGGGTTTTTTAGGAAAGAACCGATTTTTTTACACGATGGAGATAGAGTCGATATTAACATCGATCTTTTAGGGAAGCTATCTAATACAGTTATTGACGAAGCATTATAA